Proteins encoded together in one Balaenoptera musculus isolate JJ_BM4_2016_0621 chromosome 6, mBalMus1.pri.v3, whole genome shotgun sequence window:
- the IFNE gene encoding interferon epsilon yields the protein MINKPFFEIVLVLLASSSVCSRELKLVLFQQKRVNRESLKLLNKLQTSSIQQCLPHRKNFLLPQKSMNPHQYQKGQALAILHEMLQQIFNLFRAIISLNGWEETHMEKFLIELHQQLKYLEALMRLQAEQKRDTLGSENLRLQVKIYFQRIRDYLENQDYSTCAWTIVQVEINRCLFFVFRLTGKLSKQGMET from the coding sequence ATGATTAACAAACCTTTCTTTGAAATTGTGTTGGTGCTGTTGGCTTCTTCCTCTGTCTGCTCCCGAGAGCTGAAACTGGTTCTTTTCCAACAAAAGAGAGTGAACAGGGAGAGTTTAAAACTCTTGAATAAATTGCAGACCTCTTCAATTCAGCAGTGTCTACCACACAGGAAAAACTTCCTGCTTCCCCAGAAGTCTATGAATCCTCACCAGTACCAGAAAGGACAAGCACTGGCCATTCTTCATGAGATGCTTCAGCAGATCTTCAACCTCTTCAGGGCAATTATTTCTCTGAATGGTTGGGAGGAAACCCACATGGAGAAGTTCCTCATTGAACTTCATCAACAGCTGAAATACCTAGAAGCGCTCATGAGACTGCAAGCAGAGCAGAAAAGAGACACCTTGGGCAGTGAGAACCTTAGATTACaggttaaaatatatttccaaaggATACGTGATTACCTGGAAAACCAGGACTATAGCACCTGTGCCTGGACCATTGTCCAAGTAGAAATCAACCGGTGTCTGTTCTTTGTGTTCCGACTCACAGGAAAGCTGAGCAAACAAGGAATGGAAACTTGA